Proteins from a genomic interval of Halorussus rarus:
- a CDS encoding helix-turn-helix transcriptional regulator — protein sequence MGLITTVKETVLGTGAEGTDDPGSRTADTGRGGQSARASEADFVVTTGLTRAEALLKLVEERGGRMKQADLVRRTGWSKSTVSRHLGKLEEDGEVDRIPVGRCKVVLLPGESPFGDRSDPEGAR from the coding sequence ATGGGGCTTATCACCACCGTCAAGGAGACCGTTCTCGGTACGGGCGCCGAGGGGACCGACGACCCCGGCAGTCGGACCGCCGACACCGGGCGCGGCGGCCAGTCGGCGCGCGCGTCGGAGGCGGACTTCGTCGTCACCACCGGCCTGACGCGCGCGGAGGCGCTGCTCAAACTCGTCGAGGAGCGCGGCGGCCGGATGAAGCAGGCCGACCTGGTCAGGCGCACCGGGTGGTCGAAGTCGACGGTCAGCCGCCACCTCGGCAAGCTGGAGGAGGACGGCGAGGTCGACCGGATCCCCGTGGGTCGGTGCAAGGTCGTCCTGTTGCCCGGCGAATCGCCGTTCGGCGACCGATCGGACCCGGAGGGGGCGCGCTGA
- a CDS encoding Rieske (2Fe-2S) protein, producing the protein MATNDSNDAADDASFVRVADADDLREEGRTVARADGRALALFHHEGEFRAVDNRCPHMGFPLADGTVDDGILTCHWHHARFELSCGDTFDPWADDVRAFPVEVRDGEVYVDPHPNPDLPPVEHWTDRLRTGLEESLRLVLAKSVVGLADEDVPYTDPLREGLTFGAQYREDGWSSGLTVLSAMANLHDGLRPEDRKRALYTGLSRVAEDCQGEPPAFDQPSFSARDLSRDRLEDWFRETVEVRDRDGAERCLRTAVAVLDSEEVADILYLAATDHLYMDAGHTFDFINKACEALDRVGWDHADEVLPSVIPRLTQAARSEEQSSWRQPVDVAELVFDAYDELPALAEAGADRAWDGPDGFVDTLLSDDPEEIVTAMKAAVQNGATPAELAGSVARAAGVRVAQFGTSNEFNDWDTVHHTYSYANAVHRAALRTDSLAGYRGAFAGAMSVYLDRFLNTPPAPIPDGTEVDAPDDLRAALLDVFDEEGEVDRAGQLVAAYLWEGGDPAELKRVLGEGLLREDADFHTLQNVEAAFRQFDLTDDPADARVHLVATARYLSAHVPTRRSAEQTYTIAERLHRGERVHES; encoded by the coding sequence ATGGCGACGAACGACTCTAACGACGCTGCCGACGACGCCTCGTTCGTGCGCGTGGCCGACGCCGACGACCTCCGCGAGGAGGGCCGCACGGTGGCGCGGGCCGACGGCCGGGCGCTCGCGCTGTTCCACCACGAGGGGGAGTTCCGCGCGGTGGACAACCGGTGTCCGCACATGGGGTTCCCGCTGGCGGATGGCACCGTCGACGACGGCATCCTGACCTGCCACTGGCACCACGCCCGGTTCGAGCTCTCGTGCGGCGACACCTTCGACCCGTGGGCCGACGACGTCCGGGCGTTCCCGGTCGAGGTCCGGGACGGCGAGGTGTACGTCGACCCGCACCCCAACCCCGACCTGCCGCCGGTCGAGCACTGGACGGACCGACTCCGGACCGGCCTGGAGGAGAGCCTGCGGCTCGTGCTCGCGAAGTCGGTCGTCGGGCTGGCCGACGAGGACGTCCCGTACACCGACCCGCTCCGTGAGGGGCTGACCTTCGGCGCGCAGTACCGCGAGGACGGCTGGAGCTCCGGGCTGACCGTCCTCTCGGCGATGGCGAACCTCCACGACGGGCTCCGGCCCGAGGACCGCAAGCGGGCGCTGTACACCGGGCTCTCGCGGGTCGCCGAGGACTGCCAGGGCGAACCGCCCGCGTTCGACCAGCCGTCGTTCTCGGCCCGGGACCTCTCGCGGGACCGGCTCGAGGACTGGTTCCGCGAGACCGTCGAGGTCCGGGACCGCGACGGCGCCGAGCGGTGCCTCCGGACCGCCGTCGCCGTTCTCGACTCCGAGGAGGTCGCGGACATCCTCTACCTGGCGGCGACCGACCACCTCTACATGGACGCGGGCCACACGTTCGACTTCATCAACAAGGCCTGCGAGGCGCTCGACCGCGTCGGCTGGGACCACGCCGACGAGGTGCTGCCGAGCGTGATTCCCCGGCTGACCCAGGCCGCGCGCTCCGAGGAGCAGTCGTCGTGGCGCCAGCCCGTCGACGTGGCCGAGTTGGTCTTCGACGCGTACGACGAACTCCCGGCGCTCGCCGAGGCGGGCGCCGACCGGGCCTGGGACGGTCCCGACGGCTTCGTCGACACGCTCCTCTCGGACGACCCCGAGGAGATCGTCACCGCGATGAAGGCCGCGGTCCAGAACGGCGCGACCCCCGCGGAGCTCGCGGGCTCGGTAGCCCGGGCCGCCGGCGTCCGGGTCGCGCAGTTCGGCACCTCGAACGAGTTCAACGACTGGGACACGGTCCACCACACCTACTCGTACGCCAACGCGGTCCACCGGGCCGCGCTCCGGACCGACTCGCTCGCGGGCTACCGCGGCGCGTTCGCCGGCGCGATGAGCGTCTACCTCGACCGGTTCCTCAACACCCCGCCGGCGCCGATCCCGGACGGGACCGAGGTCGACGCGCCCGACGACCTCCGCGCGGCGCTGCTCGACGTCTTCGACGAGGAGGGCGAGGTCGACAGGGCCGGGCAACTCGTGGCGGCGTACCTCTGGGAGGGAGGGGACCCCGCCGAGCTCAAGCGCGTCCTCGGCGAGGGCCTGCTCCGTGAGGACGCCGACTTCCACACGCTCCAGAACGTCGAGGCCGCCTTCCGCCAGTTCGACCTGACCGACGACCCGGCCGACGCCCGCGTCCACCTGGTCGCGACCGCGCGCTACCTCTCGGCCCACGTCCCGACCCGGCGGTCGGCCGAGCAGACCTACACCATCGCCGAGCGCCTCCACCGGGGCGAGCGGGTCCATGAGTCGTGA
- a CDS encoding sensor histidine kinase, with protein MPSAQTTFAAAVACASVFTAGAGLLFWRRNESDVMRTLAGILGAHAVVGGFVLGQLYAPTRALSQAAFHAHQVVGNGILLLWFVFTVLYVGRSEWVGGRFLGVLGTYYVVEAAVIATNPVHGLVWPSFRLLTDPFPYLTGVTGVGWFVTLPGVFLYLAGLGLLVQHRFSRSRLGRRRTGLLAAAMTVQFLLPFAIAFQPVGPANGVLVVGSVLVGLLAGWSVFYEETFDVTPVARMTVFDQLDEGVLVVDRERRVLDYNRRAERLFPAVADGAGDPLDDAAPELVGDGGEFVDRAFCYRDGERREFTVDDSTLATRGSVRGHVLVVQDVTERERYLLELEQHADQLERFASTLSHDLRNPLNVAKGNVELALETGERDRLEAADEALDRIDRIIEDLLTLAREGRTIEEREVVPLAALAEDAWRTTDTGDAALELDIDPEVAVYADETRLRNVFENLFRNSVEHGASTADGGSDDAPATVRVGALGDGFFVEDDGPGVPPEDRERVFEYEYTTTATGTGLGLAIVETIANAHGWRVSAEAGSDGGARFAFSDVDLVDPDRSDDAGGTPDDRSGDAADEDVPVSAS; from the coding sequence ATGCCGTCCGCCCAGACGACGTTCGCCGCGGCGGTCGCCTGCGCCAGCGTCTTCACCGCCGGCGCCGGCCTACTGTTCTGGCGACGGAACGAATCCGACGTGATGCGCACCCTCGCGGGGATACTCGGCGCCCACGCGGTGGTGGGTGGGTTCGTCCTCGGCCAGCTGTACGCGCCGACCCGGGCGCTCTCGCAGGCCGCGTTCCACGCTCACCAGGTGGTCGGCAACGGAATCCTGCTGCTCTGGTTCGTCTTCACGGTGCTGTACGTGGGCCGGTCGGAGTGGGTCGGCGGGCGGTTCCTCGGCGTCCTGGGAACCTACTACGTCGTCGAGGCCGCAGTGATCGCCACGAATCCGGTCCACGGGCTGGTCTGGCCGAGCTTCCGGCTCTTGACCGACCCCTTCCCCTACCTGACGGGCGTGACCGGAGTCGGATGGTTCGTCACGCTCCCGGGAGTGTTCCTGTATCTGGCCGGTCTCGGCCTCCTCGTCCAGCACCGCTTCTCGCGGTCCCGTCTCGGCCGCCGACGGACGGGACTGCTCGCGGCGGCCATGACCGTCCAGTTCCTGCTCCCGTTCGCGATCGCCTTCCAGCCGGTGGGCCCCGCCAACGGCGTCCTGGTGGTGGGGTCGGTCCTGGTTGGCCTGCTCGCGGGCTGGTCGGTGTTCTACGAGGAGACGTTCGACGTCACGCCGGTCGCCCGGATGACCGTCTTCGACCAGCTCGACGAGGGCGTCCTCGTCGTGGACCGCGAGCGCCGCGTCCTCGACTACAACCGCCGGGCCGAGCGGCTGTTCCCGGCGGTGGCCGACGGCGCGGGCGACCCGCTCGACGACGCGGCGCCCGAACTCGTGGGCGACGGCGGCGAGTTCGTCGACCGCGCGTTCTGCTACCGCGACGGGGAGCGCCGCGAGTTCACGGTCGACGACTCGACGCTCGCGACCCGCGGCTCGGTCCGGGGACACGTGCTCGTCGTCCAGGACGTCACCGAGCGAGAGCGCTACCTGCTCGAGCTCGAACAGCACGCCGACCAGCTCGAACGCTTCGCGAGCACGCTGTCCCACGACCTCCGCAATCCGCTGAACGTCGCCAAGGGGAACGTCGAGCTCGCGCTGGAGACCGGCGAACGCGACCGCCTGGAGGCGGCCGACGAGGCCCTCGACCGCATCGACCGCATCATCGAGGACCTGCTGACGCTCGCGCGCGAGGGCCGGACCATCGAGGAGCGCGAGGTGGTCCCGCTGGCCGCCCTCGCCGAGGACGCGTGGCGGACCACCGACACCGGCGACGCCGCGCTGGAACTCGACATCGACCCCGAGGTGGCCGTCTACGCCGACGAGACCCGACTCCGGAACGTCTTCGAGAACCTGTTTCGAAATTCCGTCGAGCACGGCGCCTCGACAGCGGACGGAGGCTCCGACGACGCCCCCGCGACGGTCCGGGTCGGCGCGCTCGGAGACGGCTTCTTCGTCGAGGACGACGGGCCGGGCGTCCCGCCCGAGGACCGCGAGCGGGTCTTCGAGTACGAGTACACCACCACCGCTACGGGAACCGGCCTCGGCCTCGCCATCGTCGAGACGATAGCCAACGCCCACGGCTGGCGCGTGTCGGCCGAGGCGGGGTCGGACGGGGGCGCCCGGTTCGCGTTCTCGGACGTCGACCTCGTCGACCCCGACCGGAGCGACGACGCCGGCGGGACGCCGGACGACCGCTCGGGCGACGCGGCGGACGAAGACGTACCGGTCTCCGCGTCCTGA
- a CDS encoding AsnC family transcriptional regulator: MRELDETDLEILQLLVADARRPYNEIADAVDLSPPTVSDRIDRLKELGVVRRFTADLDRSLLSEGVAVLVDLRVEPGRVSEVRSGVEDIDGVEHVFVTAGGNVVFHARLRDGAVEPLLADALDTDAISEYDVRLLTDSAWHPEPRGVEFALECDECGNSVTNEGESARIDGDLYQFCCSSCRTRFEEQYEELKEAA, encoded by the coding sequence ATGCGAGAGCTCGACGAAACAGACCTCGAAATCCTGCAGTTGCTCGTCGCGGACGCCCGCCGCCCGTACAACGAGATCGCCGACGCGGTGGACCTCTCGCCGCCGACGGTTTCGGACCGCATCGACCGCCTGAAGGAACTCGGCGTCGTCCGGCGGTTCACCGCTGACCTCGACCGGTCGTTGCTCTCGGAGGGCGTCGCGGTGCTCGTCGACCTCCGCGTCGAACCCGGCCGGGTCTCGGAGGTCCGGAGCGGCGTCGAGGACATCGACGGGGTCGAGCACGTGTTCGTGACCGCGGGCGGGAACGTGGTGTTCCACGCCCGCCTGCGCGACGGCGCGGTCGAACCGCTGCTCGCCGACGCGCTCGACACCGACGCGATAAGCGAGTACGACGTCCGACTGCTCACCGACTCCGCCTGGCACCCCGAGCCCCGCGGCGTCGAGTTCGCGCTCGAGTGCGACGAGTGCGGCAACTCGGTCACCAACGAGGGCGAGTCCGCCCGCATCGACGGCGACCTCTACCAGTTCTGCTGCTCGTCGTGCCGAACCCGGTTCGAGGAGCAGTACGAGGAGCTCAAGGAAGCGGCCTGA
- a CDS encoding Gfo/Idh/MocA family protein — MALRLGAIGLGGLGSIELGLYDEMDDVEIVAGADVSAGARGAFAETYDAPTYEDHAAMLADRDLDAVNIVTPHTLHYEQAMDCFDAGADVFLEKPMVTGVENAANLVDAADEQGRVLQVGYQRHFDPLFRELKRVVASGRIGDVHAANAYLGQDWIELQRGSWRTDPALSGGGQLYDSGSHLLDALLWTLDAKPRQVAALVDDRGEDVDVNSALALSLTRESRDGTVTASVGVVGDGTNGEPDEELVVWGTEGHVRYAEDRLTVCEGGATYDGEVTGDRDFETLTRRKLADFVRAVTEGTEPSVSGAFGLRVTALTEAAYEAAETGRTVDVTERLECARGGAVPADD, encoded by the coding sequence ATGGCACTGCGACTGGGCGCGATCGGGCTAGGTGGCCTCGGCAGCATCGAACTCGGACTCTACGACGAGATGGACGACGTCGAGATCGTCGCGGGCGCGGACGTCTCGGCGGGCGCCCGCGGGGCGTTCGCCGAGACGTACGACGCGCCGACCTACGAGGACCACGCGGCGATGCTGGCCGACCGGGACCTCGACGCGGTCAACATCGTCACGCCCCACACCCTCCACTACGAGCAGGCGATGGACTGCTTCGACGCCGGCGCGGACGTCTTCCTCGAGAAGCCGATGGTCACGGGCGTCGAGAACGCCGCGAATCTCGTCGACGCTGCCGACGAGCAGGGCCGGGTCCTGCAGGTGGGCTACCAGCGCCACTTCGACCCGCTGTTCCGTGAACTCAAGCGCGTGGTCGCCTCGGGGCGGATCGGCGACGTCCACGCCGCCAACGCCTACCTCGGCCAGGACTGGATCGAGCTCCAGCGCGGGTCGTGGCGGACCGACCCCGCGCTCTCGGGCGGCGGCCAGCTCTACGACTCGGGGAGCCACCTGCTCGACGCGCTGCTCTGGACGCTCGACGCGAAGCCCCGGCAAGTCGCAGCGCTCGTCGACGACCGCGGCGAGGACGTCGACGTCAACTCGGCGCTGGCGCTCTCGCTCACCCGGGAATCTCGGGACGGAACCGTCACCGCCAGCGTCGGCGTGGTCGGCGACGGCACGAACGGCGAACCCGACGAGGAACTGGTGGTCTGGGGGACCGAGGGGCACGTCCGGTACGCCGAAGACCGGCTCACGGTCTGCGAGGGCGGCGCGACCTACGATGGCGAGGTGACGGGCGACCGCGACTTCGAGACGCTCACGCGCCGGAAGCTCGCGGACTTCGTGCGGGCGGTCACCGAGGGGACCGAGCCCTCGGTGTCCGGAGCGTTCGGGCTCCGGGTGACCGCGCTCACCGAGGCGGCCTACGAGGCGGCCGAGACCGGCCGGACCGTCGACGTGACCGAGCGACTGGAGTGCGCGCGTGGCGGGGCGGTCCCGGCCGACGACTGA
- a CDS encoding glycosyltransferase family 4 protein, which translates to MDLMSKGGGEAVAMNVLEALQGDHDVTVLTLTDPDLRELNDYFDTEVDVGDLTVERAGYLAPWMNERFGLKYYVLQNALLGRYARRRSDGFDLLVSTINELGLESDSVQYVHFPFDWTVSCDRREHIFHPTVEEDSLYERLATRVAGVDRDDIQQNALLANSDWTADVVEDAYDTRPEVVHPPVDTREFEDRPWSEREDGIVTVGRIERSKRIKELIEITAGVRERGQNLHLHVVGPTVDEEYREEVEAMAAGREYVDLEGELPREELVECICNHRYGIHGKRYEHFGMAVAELAAGGAIPFVPDDGGQHAIVNDREELLYESVEDAIDKVAAVAADPDRQLELRRPMGPTAIRSRFGRERFQRQIRRIVDDALDRPTAGVPGAATDARTERPASGD; encoded by the coding sequence ATGGATCTGATGTCGAAAGGGGGCGGCGAAGCGGTCGCCATGAACGTCCTCGAGGCCCTCCAGGGCGACCACGACGTGACGGTCCTGACGCTGACCGATCCGGACCTCCGCGAGCTCAACGACTACTTCGACACGGAGGTCGACGTCGGGGACCTGACCGTCGAGCGGGCCGGCTACCTCGCGCCCTGGATGAACGAGCGGTTCGGCCTCAAGTACTACGTGCTCCAGAATGCGCTGCTCGGACGGTACGCCCGGCGCCGGAGCGACGGGTTCGACCTGCTGGTCAGCACCATCAACGAGCTCGGGCTGGAGTCCGACTCGGTCCAGTACGTCCACTTCCCGTTCGACTGGACCGTGAGCTGCGACCGGCGCGAGCACATCTTCCACCCCACCGTCGAAGAGGACTCCCTCTACGAGCGACTCGCGACCAGGGTCGCGGGGGTCGACCGGGACGACATCCAGCAGAACGCCCTGCTGGCCAACTCCGACTGGACCGCCGACGTGGTCGAGGACGCGTACGACACCCGGCCCGAGGTGGTCCACCCGCCGGTCGACACCCGGGAGTTCGAGGACCGGCCCTGGAGCGAGCGCGAGGACGGCATCGTGACGGTGGGCCGCATCGAGCGCAGCAAACGCATCAAGGAACTGATAGAGATCACGGCCGGCGTCCGCGAGCGCGGTCAGAACCTCCACCTCCACGTCGTCGGCCCGACGGTCGACGAGGAGTACCGCGAGGAGGTCGAGGCGATGGCGGCCGGCCGGGAGTACGTCGACCTGGAGGGCGAGCTCCCCCGCGAGGAGCTGGTCGAGTGCATCTGCAACCACAGGTACGGCATCCACGGCAAGCGCTACGAGCACTTCGGGATGGCGGTGGCAGAGCTCGCGGCCGGCGGCGCCATCCCGTTCGTCCCCGACGACGGCGGCCAGCACGCCATCGTCAACGACCGCGAGGAGCTGCTCTACGAGAGCGTCGAGGACGCGATAGACAAGGTCGCCGCGGTCGCGGCCGACCCCGACCGCCAGCTCGAGCTCCGCCGGCCGATGGGACCGACCGCGATCCGCAGCCGGTTCGGCCGCGAGCGGTTCCAGCGCCAGATCCGGCGGATCGTCGACGACGCGCTCGACCGGCCGACCGCCGGCGTCCCCGGCGCCGCGACCGACGCGCGGACCGAACGCCCCGCGAGCGGGGACTAG